GCAGGTGGGACGGTACAGCGTGAACATCCCTGAAAACCACTACCTCGACCTGCGAGAGATGGGGCTGCTGGAAGTACTCGATTCCAAACTGGCCGTGCTGGGCGACGCCCAAAGTTATCGGGACAAAACTGGGCTGACCCTGACCCCGGAAAGCGGAAAAGCGATCTTTGTTGAGATTTAAAACAGGACGCTTGCAATTCCCCTTGGAAAGATTTCATCAAAACAGGATTTTGTTATAAAAAAAGAGGAGAGAGCGAAGGTTTCGCTCTCTCCTCTTAGAAACTGCCTATTTCAATTTTTCGATTTCAATACGTATGCTCCTCGCGGGAACAAGCTCCGAACGTATTACGGTTCAGCCACGCCGCGAAATGCCAATCCACGCTCTCCGTACAAGGAGTGATCTAACTTAAAAAACCGCGCGCGGAAATTTACTGTGCCGGAAGCTTAAAGATAATCGGCTTGACAGAAGAATCGAGCTTATCAAAACGGTAGCCGTTCTTTTTCAGTGTTTCGATAATTCGCGGCAGTTCTTTCACGGTGTCGTGCTTGGTAGAAGCATCATGGAACAGAACAACCGCTTTTTCGAACCGGAGGGTTTCATTGACGGTGTTCTGATAAATCGACTGGGCCGTTGCACCCTTTTCCGCGTCACCCGCACTGACATTCCAGTCAAAATACGTATATCCTCTACGGGTTAGCTCGTTTGCAACCGGACGCGCAATGGTCTTATTATAGCTGTTTACGCTGCCGCCGGCAAAGCGGATTACCTGTGGCTTCACCCCGGTGGCGTCTGTTATCAGATCACTCAGTTTCGACAGATCACTGAAAAACGCGGTAGGCGATGCGTAAATCTGCTTGTAGTTATGCGTATATGTGTGCATTCCGATCGTATGGCCCTGATCGATGATCTCTTTCATCCGTTTCTTAGACTGCTCATCGCTGCGGCCTATTACAAAGAAGGTTGCCTTTACATCATTATCCGCTAAAATTTTCAAAACCTGCGGAGTCAGATCGGAAGGCCCGTCGTCAAAAGTAAGGTAAGCAACCTTATCCCCTGCCTTATGTGCGATTTTCTCTGTAGGATCAACATAAAAGTTCGGGAACATGGTTTGTATCGCTTCCATCTCCTTTGTGATCACCGCCATATTTGGCGCAGAAGACACTTTGGAGGGAGACGAAGAGGAGGAAGGAGCGGAAGAAGGGCGAGAAACCGCCGAAGAAGCAGGTTTTGAAGATGGAATTTCAGAAATATCCGCAGCTGAAGAAACCGGCTGTTGCGACACAGGCTGCGATGTGACTAACTGCGATATTGCTTCGCTAATCGAGGCTCCCGAGGAAACTGTATTGACAAAAGCCGATTTTGTAACATAACCGGCAACAGATCCAATGATTACCCCAATACAGATTGCAACAGCAAGCATTGAAACAGCAATAACCACTCGTTTTTTTCCCACAGGCACGATCAGCACTTCCCTTTTTTTTGCTTTTCTCATTATAGCACAAGCTCTTATAAAAAGAATGCTGTTTAACAGGATTGTAACCTTTATTTTGTTTCCAAATTGCCCCATCACCACAATATCCGTGATTTTTCGATAGAGTAGATAAAAATCTGAAATTTTGACCAAGATCTCTTTTATGCCGCTATAACCTGCCGTTTATGCCCCCCCATTTCACACACTGAAAAACAATTTAGAGCGATAAGACAGTTACCAAAAAGCAGGCAGCGTACCAAGGGCGAGCAGAACAGGGATATGTTGTGACCCATACCCTATAAGGCAAATTGAATACGGAAAACACCTCATTTCCGAAGTAATTTGGAAATGAGGTGTTTAAATTTATTATTATCCAACAGCTCACAGCTGTCCGATAAATTGGAATCTGGCAGCTGGGCTGATAATTTCCATGCAAATGACAACTTAGAGAGGTTTTTTAGATTCAATAAATATATTAACCGAATAATAAAGCATAACAAGCGCTGAGCTCAGCAGCGCACCGCCAAGAATATCGGTAAACCAGTGAACACCTGACAGCACCCGTCCGACTACAGCGAGGACAGCAAAAACGGCAGACACTATGTTGACTGTAATTCTTGCCGTTCTTCTCTTAATCAGACGGTTGAACTGCATGATTGCCGTAGGCATGACACATAGGACGAGCATTGTGGTGGAAGAAGGATACGACGCTTCTAAAACGTTCTGAATGAGAACCGGTCTGTAATTCACTATGTTGAATTCAAAAAACACATAAGCCGCGATAACAAGCAGATAAAATGCGCCCAGTACAAGAATACTATGATCCACACGCTTCAGACTCTTTCTCGCGATGAGTTGAATCAGTCCCAGTACAGCAAAGCCCAAGGCAAACAAAATGGCCACAACGCCAAACCAATCGGTAATGTGGTACAGGAGCATATTGACTCCCAGCAGTTCAGACACCCATCTGTTTACAGTTGCAAATCCAACGCAAGAGTCCTCTGGTCCTATTGGCTTCACATCCACATACATAAGCATGATTGTGAGCATGACGAAAAGGGAAAACAAGGCTCCTGTTACAGTAAAATTGATTCGATTGCTTTTTTTCATTTTCTGATCCCCATTCAAATTTGGTGTTATTCAGACTTCAAGCCTGATATCAGCCTATCATGAGGTCCAGAAAGTTGTAAGAATCGCAGTGTCACAACGGCGACACGATTCGTGTCACCGCTGTTTTATAAGCAAAACGCCTTTGATTATAAGCAAACAAAACACAAATATAGTTGCATAAGGTTGACCAGTGATTATAAAGATAAGCACGCTCAAAATACTGAGCATGAGAGAAACCAGCAGTTTACTTTTCACCCATACACGATTATGAAAGCTTTGAAAAGCAAGGATCGCAATGCCAAATACAACAGTCAACGACACCAACACAATATACGGAATGCGACTATAGGCCGGAGCATCCGTGAGAGCAATGAGCGAAACCTTGTATATCATGCCGTTTCCCTGCTGTCCAAAGAACGGCAGAAAAAACAGCAATGCCATTGTGCAGTCGAGTATTCCGAAAACCATATCAGAGAAGCTTTCTGCTTTTTCTTTGCTTTCCGTTTCGGCAAGGGATATCAATTCTTCACCGGAAAGCAGTTCATCAATCGATACTGAGAAGAGTTTTGAAATCGCTTTGAGTGAATCGATGCTGGGATATCCACGCCCCGATTCCCATTTGGAAACAGCCGTGCGAGATACATATAGCGCTTCAGCAAGCTCTTCTTGTGTAAAATTTCTCTGTTTTCGCAATTGCTGCAATTTATCATTTAATTCCATTGATCTGTGCCTCACTCCTGATGTGTTTACGGTTTCCCCGCACAAAATTATATAAAATAATCCGCAGTTTAAAATTGCCCGACAAAATTTCTGTTTATCTGCATATTAAATAATTGAAATATGATTGCAACCTGAAATATTGCTATTTTACTATACCATACCGGCATATATCTTTCCACCGAATTATTATCTATAATATCCGTAGCCTTCCAGCGCAGTCTGTGGTATTCTGTGTCACTAACAAGAAGGTGAACTGGACGACACAGATAATAGAGAGGCTCTACGACAGCTTTTTATAGACAGCCAAACCTGATGGAGGAAGAACATTTTATAGAAGAGGCGATAACGAATGGGACAGAAAGGCGTAAGCAAATAAGCAGGGCGGACAGCCGAAACTGTCCGCCCCATCACAGAGATTTATACCCGGTTCACTTTTTGTCACTATCATACCCCGCCAAAAGTACGCTGCCCGTTTTTAAAACCCAAACGATTATTCCGAGAACAAAGGGGTGGAAAGATAACGCTCCCCACTATCCGGCATAAGTGCCACGATTGTTTTTCCTGCATTTTCAGGTCGCCTTGCAATCTGTTCCGCCGCCCATAGCGCCGCTCCTGAGGAGATTCCTACCAATAGGCCCTCTGTTTTTGCAATCTCTTTGCTCTTTGCAAAGGCATCCTCGTTCTCCACAGGAATGATCTCATCATAAATCCCGGTGTTCAGAACATCGGGAACAAACCCGGCACCGATGCCCTGAATCTGGTTCGGGCCAGGGGTTCCCTTTGACAAAACGGGAGATCCTGCCGGTTCCACCGCAATAACCTTCACATTTGGGTTCTGGCTCTTCAAATATTCTCCGACCCCTGTAATCGTGCCGCCGGTTCCGATACCCGCTACAAAAAAATCTACCTTTCCGTCCGTATCCTGCCAGATTTCAGGGCCGGTGGTCGCCTTATGTGCCGCCGGGTTTGAGGGATTTACAAACTGGCCCGGAATATAAGCATTGGGGATTTCTTTTGCCAGCTCATCTGCTTTGGCAATCGCCCCCCTCATTCCCTGGGGACCATCGGTTAAAACGACCTCCGCTCCATAGGCTTTGAGCAAATTTCTTCTTTCAACGCTCATCGTTTCCGGCATCGTGAGGATGACCCGGTAGCCTCTTGCCGCCGCGACAGCGGCAAGGCCAATACCGGCATTGCCGCTCGTAGGCTCAATAATCACGGAGTCCTCCTTGAGTAAGCCCTTTTGCTCCGCATCCTCCACCATGGCCTTTGCAATACGGTCCTTCACACTGCCGGCGGGATTAAAATATTCTAATTTAGCAAAAAGCGTTGCTTTTAAACCATATTTTTTTTCAAAGTTAGTCAGTTCCATCAAAGGAGTTTTCCCGATCAAATCCATAATATTTTTCGCTGTTTTCGCCATGATTATAATCTCCTTTTCGTAATGAATGTAAAAGTACATCTCATTACCTGAACACAGCGATACCAGGAAAGAATGACCTATCATTACCCGGAACTGCTAGTTCAAATTATTCATATCTATTTTCTATGGTTTTATTATAGCACGCCATTACCCCTTGTCAATAGAAAAGGATTTACACCTCACAATGGCATGTGCTTCCTATGTAATCTTACTGTTTTCGATTGCAAGTCAATTTAAAACGTGCTTCTTTTCCGGCTGTCCGTTTCTAACCACCGGTGTTTTTTTCATAACAAAAGGGATCCGCCAATAAGACGGACCCCTTTTTCAGCATTTTGGGATTGCCTGTACAACTCTGTCGTAAAATTCGCCGTAAGAGCTGCACCCTTGCATCAGACGTAGCTGATCCTGTTCGGGAAGTGCATCAAAGAACTCTTTCAGCTTACTATCCTCAGATAAAGCCTGAGGAAAAGAAAAGTCGGAGTAATCCATACAAAATCACCTCAGGAATAGTGTATGGAAAAATACATACATTCATACAGTCCCGCACACAATCGTTCTTTGGAACAAACTTGGTTACCGCGGTCGTTTCTTAATTCCCCACGGAATACAGTGGCCATTGTAGCAGAACCACCAATGACAATCTTCCCAGAACCACATAGCGAACCCTCCTTTTTAATAGATAATTCATTATATGTTACAGGGACAAGGCAGGACAATCAGCCACCAGAGAATCCCACGCCAGATTTTCGCGGTTAATTATCAAAATAAATTTTATTCCTTGCAGGGAGCGATAATCAGCCCTTTCCTTAACCTCTAAGGCAGATGAATTCCAATCCACGCTCCTCGTTCGGGGAGCGACTGTGTAGTTAATTAACATAAGATAATTGGTGCATTCTGAAAATAGAGCGCCCCAGCTTACTCTGGCTTTTGCAGCTTTAAATCCACAACCGGGTTAACCAGCGGCTCCATGGAAAATCCGTTCGGGCCATAAATGCGGCACTCGATGGTATCGCCGTCTTCAATATGGACAGCCCTCGGCGTTCCGGTGGAGAGAATATCGCCCGGCAGCCAGCCCTGCAGATGAGATACCAGCGAAACCAACCGCGCCGGCTTGTGAGTCATATTGTTGACAATATTCTTCGCGTGAACCTCGCCGTTATGAACCGTCTGAACCTCGAGCTGCAGAACATCCTCCACCTCATCGGGAGTAATAAGCTGCGGGCCAAAGCTGAAGAAGGTATCGAAGCCCTTCACAAGTGTGAGAAAACGCGGATTCTGGCGCAGAATCGATTCCTCGGTCATATCGAGAATCGTGGTGTAGCCGACAATATAGTCCATCCAATGTTCTTCGTCGATCCATTTGCAGTTTTTGCCGAGGATGATGCCCAGCTCGGCTTCGCCGGTGGTTTTCTGCGCTTCGGGCAAGGCGGGGATACACACAGCGTCCCCCGGGCCAACAATGCAGGAGGCCGGTTTATAGAAGCTGCCCGGGAAGCCGACCGGAGCATTTTCACCCAGATCACCCGCGTGATCCGCATAGTTCAGGCCGATGCCGAAAATACGGGGCGGATTGCGGTACAGAGGGCCATACACTACCTGATCGGCGGGAACAAGGCCAGGGATGCTTTCCAGCTCTTCCTTTCCGCCGGCATTGTACCAGGCGGTCAGGCCGGGGATCTGCTCCGCGCAGATCAGATCATACAGCTCGGTTTTCCATGCGGTGCCTTTCCATTTGTTGATACAGGAAACCGGCAATGCTCCCTTCCGGGTTACCACGGCCGCAACCTCCTGTTCATTCTGGCGAACGGTTACAAATCTCATGTTCTTTCTTCCTTTCCCATCTTCAATTTCAGTCTTACGAGCTTATCAAATTCTTCCTTTCTCCCTGCCAGCGGCGGGGAGAAAAAACTGCTATGCAATTCGCAGAAAGCCATCAGCGCAGCTCTTCAATCGCTTTGCGCAGACGCCCGCACCCTTCAATGATATTTTCATAGCTGTTCGCAAACGACATCCGCAAATAGCCCTCGCCGCCGGGGCCGAACACATCGCCGGGGACCATCGCGATTTTTGCGTGATCCAGCAGATAGTCCGCCAGCTGCGCGGAAGAAATCCCCAGCTCTTTCGCGTTGATGAAGATGTAGAACGCGCCCTTGGGGTTCTGGCAGCTCAGGCCGGGAATCTCGTTGATCGCACGCACGGCGTAATCGCGGCGGCGGCAGTATTCCTCAACCATCTTCTCTACCTCGTCGGTTTCATCGCGAAGCGCGACGATCGATGCCGCCTGCACAAAGGACGGTGCGCAGGTGGTGTTGTGCTGGTGGATTTTATTCAGCACGGCGATATACTCTTCAGGCGCCGCCACGTAGCCAAGGCGCCAGCCCGTCATGGAGTACGCTTTGGAAAGGCCGTTCATCGTAAAGGTACGCTCTTTCATTCCCGGCAAAGACGCGATGGAAATGTGACGCGCTCCGTCAAACACCAAGCGCTCATACACTTCGTCTGCAATGACCATCAGGTCGTTTTCAATGGCAATTTCCGCGAGGCCCCGCAGTGTTTCTTCCGAAAGGACGCCGCCGGTGGGGTTATTGGGGGAAATCAGCACCAGCGCCTTTGTTTTTTTGCTGACCTTCAAGCGCACTTCCTCCAGATCGATCTGAAACCCGGTTTCTTCCTTGAGGCCAAAGGTGACCGGCACCGCGCCCAGCAGACGGGGAACATTCATATAATTAATCCACACCGGGTCGGGCACCAGAATTTCATCACCTTCGTCCAGAATGGAGCAGAGAACGTCGAACACTGCTTCGGAAAGCCCGACCGTAACGAGAATCTCTGTGGGCTTGTAATCGATGTTGTTCTGCTTTTTCAGCTTTTCCGCAATCGCCGTGCGAAGCTCCATGGAGCCAAAATTCGAGGTATAGAACACATCCCCCGATTCCAAACTTTTTTCACAGGCTTTTTTAATGTATTCCGGCGTGTCAAAATCCGGACGGCCAATTTCAAAGTGGATGACTTTTTCTCCGGCCCGCTCCATGGCGAGCGCCTTTTCATTGACCTTACGAATCCCGGAGGGCGCCAGCATATCCATACGGGCGGCAATTTTTTGATTCATCCCGATTCATCCTTTCACAAATTGTTTTACGTTTATATGATTTTGCTTTATAATGAGAAAACACTTACACCACGGCGGTATTGTACCGCTGCCCCGCCGGCCCGCTGTAAAATGCCACAAAGGAGCGAAGCGCCATGATGTCTTACATGAAATATGTTTATGCCGTTTACCAGGAACGAAGCTTTTCCAAAGCAGCCCGTAGGCTGTATGTTTCACAACCCTGGCTGAGTTCTGCCGTAAAAAAGGCGGAGCAGGAGCTGCAAGCCCCTTTGTTTAACCGCAGCACCAATCCGATCAGCCTCACGGAGGCCGGGCAGTATTATATGGAGCGAGTAGAGAAAATTATGGCGATTGAAGAAGAAATGCGGCAGCATTTTGAAACAATGGCCCATTCCTTTGAAACCCAGCTGCGCATCGGCAGCTCCATGTTCTTCTGCACCTATGTGCTGCCCAACATGCTGGCGGAGTTCCGCCAGAAGTACCCCAATATTGTCGTTACCTTTTCCGAAGGCAGCAGCCCCATGCTGACCGAACGCCTGCTGGAGGGGGAACTGGATTTTCTTCTGGAGGCGGAAACGCCCGATAAAAACCTGCTGAACTCCATGGTATGGGCAACGGAAGAAATCATTCTTGCAGTGCCGGCAGAATACGAGATCAATGAACGGCTGAAAAAGTTCGGCTATAACTTTGATGAATTTTTGCTGCGCCGCGAGGAAGGGCACCAAAAGCCACCCGTTCCCCTTGCGGAGTTTGCCGATGAAGAGTTCATTATGCTAACGCAGGGGAATGACAGTTATAAGCGGAGCATCGCCATTTGCAAGAACGCCGATTTTGTTCCCAAAACCTCTTTATACTTGACTCAGATGATGACAACCTATTACCTGGTTTGCGAGGGGCGGGGCGTTTCGTTCCTGCGTTCTACGATTCCCGAATATGTTACGCATACGGACAAGGTGATTTTTTACCTGCTGGATGATCCGCTGGCTTCACGAAACATCTTCCTCTCTTACCGGAAAAAGCAGTCGAGTGAGGTGCAGAAAAAGCTGATCGCCTTTATGAAAACTCAGACACTGACACCAAAAAAGGCTGACTCCGGCGTACTCTTCGACGACGATACACAGGATGTGTTTTAAAACGCTTTGACCATTCCGCCATCTACCAGAACGGTCTGCCCGGTGATGAAGGTATTTGCTTCGGAGCAGAGGAACGCCGCAAGCTTTCCGTACTCCTCGGGCTTGCCGTAACGCCCCATCGGGATTGTTTTAAAGGTCTGCTTCTGCAGATCCTCCACTGTAATCCCCTGCTTCTGCGCACGGATTTCATCGAGCTGATCGATTCTGGCCGTGCCGATGCGTCCGGGGCCAATTACGTTGACCAGAATGTGATCCTTGCCCAGCTCCTGCGAAAGCGTTTTGGCAAGACCCATCACGCCCATGCGGAAGGTATTGGAAAGAATCAGGTTATCCAGCACCGCCTTTACCGAAGACGAGGTGGAGCAAAGAATCCGTCCGCCGCCGTTCTGGCGCATGGAAGGCAGAACCGCCCGGATGGTGCGGATGTACGAGAGCAGGCAGAGCTCGTAGGCATCCTGCCAGTCCTGATCGGAAAACACGTCGAACGTACCGGGCTTTGGGCCGCCCGTATTGTTAACCAAAGCAAAGATAGGGCCGCATTTTTCCACGGTTGTTTGAACCAGCTTCTCAATATCCCGCGGATTGGTAATGCTGCCTACAAAAAACTCCGGCCTGTTGCCGGTCTCTTTCGCAATATCGGCTTGTGCTTCTCTAAGCTGTTCTTCGAGTGGGCTGAAAAGCATCACTTTCGCACCCTCCCGGCACAATTCCAGTGCAATTGCTTTTCCCAGCCCGCTGCTGGAGGCCATGACCAGTGCTCCTTTTCCCTTGAGCCCGAGTTCCATAACACCATCTCTCCTTTTTCTTTTGTGTTCTTTCTTTTATCTTACCAAGGATAAAATGCATAGTAAAATACGTAACACTGTATAGAACTATTCGCATTGGAATATGGCTTTTCGAACAGCATAAAAAGGAACAGGTCAGCCGAGTGATCGGCCGGCCTGTTCCTTTTTCAATGAAAGCACAGCCGACGCAGCTGTTCTCCCGGGAGCGGACTCTATTCAGTTTCGATTTTATTTTCCCACCGAAAGCAGGGAAAATGACCCGTGATAACACAGGTTGGCCGACTAAAAAATATTATTCCAGTAAGGCATTTCGGTATCCATCAGAGTGTGAAGCTGATTCATTGCACGGCTGCATTCTGCCCGTGCCTCATCCTCAGTTCCGCTCATTAGAAAAGATTCCGTGGCGGAAAGCGTCTGGCTGACTGTTTCAAGACGTTCATGGGGAATAAAATAAGACATCATATGGTGATGGTCATGCCAGGTTTCCACCACATTCTTAATCAAAGCCTTGGATTGCTCGGTATTCCCGCTGTCCACCGAATCCTGAACCTGTACCAGCATTTCAGACACCTCTGTGGACATGCGCGACACCTCGGACGTTCCCCAGATACTGACTCCGAAAAGGATCACCAGAATCGCCAGCGCCGCCCAGATACGATTCATTGTGCTTTCCCTTCCTTTTTAATGATTTGAAAGTCTCCCGCCGTGTTTGCGGTCATCAGGAACACCTGGTCTACGGTCAGGTTTTTGGATTTCAGTACCCCTTCGACCCATGCAACGGATTTTCGGCACAGCTTGGCGGAGACCTCTGAAATAACGCCATCGCTGATAACAACTGTTTCGATTCCGGTATCGGGAACCGTTAGCTCGAGCATGTCAGGCGTAACGGAATCCTTACCGGGCTTTTTGACCACGCTCAGCTTACCGTTCGTTTCCACAATGGCATATGCTACATCCGAAAGGGAGATAATACTGTTCTGACGCAGATCCTCAAACAGATCTTCCGTCGTCATACGCAGGCGGCGCAGCTCATTCTGCTGTATCTTCCCGTCGCTGATCACAACAATGGGCCTGCCGCAGATCACTCTGCGAAAGCTGCCGCTTTTGAGCATCATGACAGAAAGAATAATCTCGATCGCAACCAGTGTAAAAATAGGCACCAGCCCGCTGACTAAAGGCTGGCCGGTGTTTTGCATTGGGATGGATGCGATGTCTGAAATGAGCAGGGTCACCACCAACTCCGACGTTTGCAGCTCGCTGATCTGACGCTTCCCCATCAATCTCACAGCAAATATGATAATGATATACAACAGAAAAGTTCGAATCAAAGAAATGATCATCTTTTATCACCTGGCATCTATTTTGGCCTTCCAGACCTGTTTTATACAGCAGCGAGGCTTCTCCATAACGCGGAAAAACCGCGCTTCCAAGCAAACAATTCCTCCCCCGCTTTTGGCGAGGGAGGAATGAAAACTTTTTATTGACGCATCAAAGCTGAATGCTGATGTCGTATCGCTTGAGCCAAAAATTAATCTGGAGCAGATAAGCCATCAGCTGCGGGCCGGCCATCAACTGCCCGAACCACGGCTTGCCATAATCCGATTTTTCGCTCAGCAGCTCTTTGGCTGCGTTTTCGTTAATCAGGCGGTGGATTGGCTCCAGAGGATCTTCGAGAATTCGTTCGAGACGGTGGCGCACCAGCACCTCATACGCCGGGTTATGCGTTTTGGGATAGGGGCTTTTTTTGCGCATGAGAACATCCTCGGGGAGCCAGTCTTTGGCTGCGTCGCGCAGCAGGCCCTTGGACACACCGCCGTGCGTTTTGTATTCCCATGGGGTATTGAACACATACTGCACCAGCCGGTGATCGGCGTAGGGCACGCGAACCTCCAGCCCGCTTGCCATGCTGCACCGGTCTTTGCGGTCGAGCAGCGTAGACATGAACCAGTGAATGTTCAGGTAGCTGATCTCTCTACGGCGGCACTCCTCGGCACTTTCGCCCGCAAGGCGCGGCGTGGCCTCCACCGATTCGGTATAGCGGCGATCCACATATTCGTCCAGCCCCAGCTCACCAAGGATTTCAGGCTTGATCAGCGCCTTGCGGATGCTCAAGTCGGGAGACCACGGGAAGGTTTTGCCTTCAAACGCTTCTTTTTTATGGAACCAGGGATACCCACCGAAAATTTCGTCGGAGCATTCTCCCGATAAAGCTACGACATGGCCAGCTTTTACCTTCGAGCAGAAGTGCAGCAGTGAGGAATCCACATCTGCCATGCCGGGCAAATCCTTTGCGATCACCGCGTCGTACAGGCAGTCTGCCAGCGTTTCGGTATCGCACTCCAAGAAGCGATGATTGGTTCCGAACTCCTCAATCATGCGCTCCACCCAGGGGCGATCTGAATCCGGCTGGAACGCCGATGGCTTGAAATACTTGTCGTTGTCCGTGTAGTCGAAGGAATAGGTATCGAGCGCCTTGCCCTCCTTCCGGTAATGGACAGCAGCCAGCGCTGTAATGATACTGGAATCGAGCCCGCCGGA
Above is a window of Faecalispora anaeroviscerum DNA encoding:
- a CDS encoding polysaccharide deacetylase family protein — protein: MRKAKKREVLIVPVGKKRVVIAVSMLAVAICIGVIIGSVAGYVTKSAFVNTVSSGASISEAISQLVTSQPVSQQPVSSAADISEIPSSKPASSAVSRPSSAPSSSSSPSKVSSAPNMAVITKEMEAIQTMFPNFYVDPTEKIAHKAGDKVAYLTFDDGPSDLTPQVLKILADNDVKATFFVIGRSDEQSKKRMKEIIDQGHTIGMHTYTHNYKQIYASPTAFFSDLSKLSDLITDATGVKPQVIRFAGGSVNSYNKTIARPVANELTRRGYTYFDWNVSAGDAEKGATAQSIYQNTVNETLRFEKAVVLFHDASTKHDTVKELPRIIETLKKNGYRFDKLDSSVKPIIFKLPAQ
- a CDS encoding phosphatase PAP2 family protein, with the translated sequence MKKSNRINFTVTGALFSLFVMLTIMLMYVDVKPIGPEDSCVGFATVNRWVSELLGVNMLLYHITDWFGVVAILFALGFAVLGLIQLIARKSLKRVDHSILVLGAFYLLVIAAYVFFEFNIVNYRPVLIQNVLEASYPSSTTMLVLCVMPTAIMQFNRLIKRRTARITVNIVSAVFAVLAVVGRVLSGVHWFTDILGGALLSSALVMLYYSVNIFIESKKPL
- a CDS encoding helix-turn-helix domain-containing protein, translating into MELNDKLQQLRKQRNFTQEELAEALYVSRTAVSKWESGRGYPSIDSLKAISKLFSVSIDELLSGEELISLAETESKEKAESFSDMVFGILDCTMALLFFLPFFGQQGNGMIYKVSLIALTDAPAYSRIPYIVLVSLTVVFGIAILAFQSFHNRVWVKSKLLVSLMLSILSVLIFIITGQPYATIFVFCLLIIKGVLLIKQR
- the cysK gene encoding cysteine synthase A, giving the protein MAKTAKNIMDLIGKTPLMELTNFEKKYGLKATLFAKLEYFNPAGSVKDRIAKAMVEDAEQKGLLKEDSVIIEPTSGNAGIGLAAVAAARGYRVILTMPETMSVERRNLLKAYGAEVVLTDGPQGMRGAIAKADELAKEIPNAYIPGQFVNPSNPAAHKATTGPEIWQDTDGKVDFFVAGIGTGGTITGVGEYLKSQNPNVKVIAVEPAGSPVLSKGTPGPNQIQGIGAGFVPDVLNTGIYDEIIPVENEDAFAKSKEIAKTEGLLVGISSGAALWAAEQIARRPENAGKTIVALMPDSGERYLSTPLFSE
- a CDS encoding fumarylacetoacetate hydrolase family protein produces the protein MRFVTVRQNEQEVAAVVTRKGALPVSCINKWKGTAWKTELYDLICAEQIPGLTAWYNAGGKEELESIPGLVPADQVVYGPLYRNPPRIFGIGLNYADHAGDLGENAPVGFPGSFYKPASCIVGPGDAVCIPALPEAQKTTGEAELGIILGKNCKWIDEEHWMDYIVGYTTILDMTEESILRQNPRFLTLVKGFDTFFSFGPQLITPDEVEDVLQLEVQTVHNGEVHAKNIVNNMTHKPARLVSLVSHLQGWLPGDILSTGTPRAVHIEDGDTIECRIYGPNGFSMEPLVNPVVDLKLQKPE
- a CDS encoding pyridoxal phosphate-dependent aminotransferase, with protein sequence MNQKIAARMDMLAPSGIRKVNEKALAMERAGEKVIHFEIGRPDFDTPEYIKKACEKSLESGDVFYTSNFGSMELRTAIAEKLKKQNNIDYKPTEILVTVGLSEAVFDVLCSILDEGDEILVPDPVWINYMNVPRLLGAVPVTFGLKEETGFQIDLEEVRLKVSKKTKALVLISPNNPTGGVLSEETLRGLAEIAIENDLMVIADEVYERLVFDGARHISIASLPGMKERTFTMNGLSKAYSMTGWRLGYVAAPEEYIAVLNKIHQHNTTCAPSFVQAASIVALRDETDEVEKMVEEYCRRRDYAVRAINEIPGLSCQNPKGAFYIFINAKELGISSAQLADYLLDHAKIAMVPGDVFGPGGEGYLRMSFANSYENIIEGCGRLRKAIEELR
- a CDS encoding LysR family transcriptional regulator; amino-acid sequence: MMSYMKYVYAVYQERSFSKAARRLYVSQPWLSSAVKKAEQELQAPLFNRSTNPISLTEAGQYYMERVEKIMAIEEEMRQHFETMAHSFETQLRIGSSMFFCTYVLPNMLAEFRQKYPNIVVTFSEGSSPMLTERLLEGELDFLLEAETPDKNLLNSMVWATEEIILAVPAEYEINERLKKFGYNFDEFLLRREEGHQKPPVPLAEFADEEFIMLTQGNDSYKRSIAICKNADFVPKTSLYLTQMMTTYYLVCEGRGVSFLRSTIPEYVTHTDKVIFYLLDDPLASRNIFLSYRKKQSSEVQKKLIAFMKTQTLTPKKADSGVLFDDDTQDVF
- a CDS encoding SDR family oxidoreductase, with the translated sequence MELGLKGKGALVMASSSGLGKAIALELCREGAKVMLFSPLEEQLREAQADIAKETGNRPEFFVGSITNPRDIEKLVQTTVEKCGPIFALVNNTGGPKPGTFDVFSDQDWQDAYELCLLSYIRTIRAVLPSMRQNGGGRILCSTSSSVKAVLDNLILSNTFRMGVMGLAKTLSQELGKDHILVNVIGPGRIGTARIDQLDEIRAQKQGITVEDLQKQTFKTIPMGRYGKPEEYGKLAAFLCSEANTFITGQTVLVDGGMVKAF
- a CDS encoding DUF4363 family protein; amino-acid sequence: MNRIWAALAILVILFGVSIWGTSEVSRMSTEVSEMLVQVQDSVDSGNTEQSKALIKNVVETWHDHHHMMSYFIPHERLETVSQTLSATESFLMSGTEDEARAECSRAMNQLHTLMDTEMPYWNNIF
- a CDS encoding DUF421 domain-containing protein, with translation MIISLIRTFLLYIIIIFAVRLMGKRQISELQTSELVVTLLISDIASIPMQNTGQPLVSGLVPIFTLVAIEIILSVMMLKSGSFRRVICGRPIVVISDGKIQQNELRRLRMTTEDLFEDLRQNSIISLSDVAYAIVETNGKLSVVKKPGKDSVTPDMLELTVPDTGIETVVISDGVISEVSAKLCRKSVAWVEGVLKSKNLTVDQVFLMTANTAGDFQIIKKEGKAQ